Proteins encoded in a region of the Sparus aurata chromosome 6, fSpaAur1.1, whole genome shotgun sequence genome:
- the rbm5 gene encoding RNA-binding protein 5 isoform X1 — protein MGADKRISRTERSGRYGSDQSRDESEWRDRRERDQERDHNMRRWSDDRRSERFEDRRGSRDSPEQRERKRRNSDRSEDGYHSDGDYPEQDYRREPGEEKKSKTIMLWGLSPHVTEDDIRFAIDQLEGPQPVDVRLMKKKTGISRGFAFVDFYHLQDATRWMETNQKRLTIQGKTVDMHYSHPRNKYEDWLCNTCGLYNFRRRLKCFRCGAAKAESETGNNTGVSETQPSGDFYGDTIILRNIAPLTTVEAIMTALAPYANLSSNNIRLIKDKQTGQNRGFAFVQLSSPLEASQLLTILQGLQPPLKLDGKTIGVDYAKSARKDLLLPDGNRVSAFSVASTAIAAAQWSSSQPQQSSEGMSEYSYLQEGYTPMAQDYQTYYQQGAGASTSQGNGILGAAPGVKIVPTAAGVVISQTAQVYQPHIIVQPAVQALPLAQHLELKPQTGHLSGIEAASVPVAPVPTATAASTLIASGQTADISAGVPDTSTYQYDESSGYYYDPQTGLYYDPNSHYYYNSQTQQYLYWDSEKQAYVPASTEANAGQNDNAASKEPKEKKEKPKSKTAQQIAKDMERWAKTLNKQKENFKSSFQPISQEERKEAAAADAGFILFEKKQSGGLERLMSEMPRAAEEEPPTTSVNSSKCGLVAAYSGDSDPEEGGAEPVCGEGDLTDWSKLACLLCRRQFPNKEGLVRHQQLSDLHKKNMEVLRRSKMTEAELEELERKETEMKYRDRAAERREKYGIPEPPAPKKKKFSQPAPVINYEQPTKDGLNSDNIGNKMLQAMGWKEGKGLGRNQQGITTPIEAQLRTKGAGLGTKGSNYTLSASDTYKDAVRKAMFARFTELE, from the exons ATGGGAGCTGATAAAAG GATTAGTCGCACAGAACGTAGTGGTAGGTATGGCTCTGACCAGTCCCGAGATGAATCAGAATGGCGTGACAGACGGGAGCGGGACCAAGAGCGTGACCACAACATGCGTCGCTGGAGCGACGACAGACGTAGTGAGCGTTTTGAAGATCGCAGAGGATCGAGAGACAGTCCAGAG caaagagaaagaaaacgaCGCAACAGTGATAGATCAGAAGATGGTTATCACTCCGATGGCGACTACCCAGAGCAGGACTACAGAAGGGAGCCtggggaggagaagaagagcaagACCATAATGCTCTGGGGTCTGTCTCCTCATGTCACTGAGGATGAT ATTCGTTTTGCCATAGACCAACTTGAGGGACCGCAACCAGTGGATGTGAGgctgatgaaaaagaaaacag GTATAAGCCGTGGTTTCGCCTTCGTGGACTTTTATCACTTGCAAGATGCTACCCGATGGATGGAGACCAATCAG AAACGTCTGACCATCCAAGGCAAAACTGTGGACATGCACTACAGTCACCCCAGAAACAAGTATGAAGACTGGCTCTGCAACACT TGTGGCCTGTACAATTTCCGGAGGAGGCTGAAGTGCTTCAGGTGTGGAGCAGCCAAAGCTG AAAGTGAAACCGGCAATAATACTGGAGTTTCTGAAACCCAACCCAGTGGAGATTTCTATGGGGACA CAATCATCCTGAGAAATATTGCTCCTCTGACCACCGTGGAAGCCATCATGACAGCCCTAGCACCATATGCTAATCTTTCATCAAACAACATCCGCCTCATCAAGGACAAGCAGACAGGCCAAAACAGAGGATTTGCGTTTGTACAGCTGTCCTCTCCTCTG GAGGCCTCTCAGCTGCTTACCATCTTACAGGGTCTGCAGCCTCCTCTAAAACTGGATGGAAAAACAATAGGGGTGGATTATGCTAAGAGTGCTAGAAA GGACCTTTTACTACCTGATGGGAATCGTGTCAGTGCCTTCTCTGTGGCCAGCACAGCCATTGCTGCAGCCCAGTGGTCCTCCAGTCAG CCACAGCAGAGTTCAGAGGGAATGTCTGAGTACAGCTACCTACAAGAGGGCTACACTCCAATGGCACAG gACTACCAGACATACTATCAGCAAGGAGCAGGAGCCAGCACCTCACAGGGAAATGGGATATTAGGAG CTGCCCCGGGTGTGAAGATTGTTCCAACTGCAGCCGGAGTAGTTATTTCACAGACTGCACAAGTCTATCAACCACATATAATTGTGCAGCCTGCTGTCCAG GCTTTGCCACTTGCCCAGCATCTGGAATTAAAACCCCAGACTGGACATCTCTCAGGCATTGAGGCTGCGTCAGTGCCCGTTGCTCCTGTACCCACTGCTACTGCTGCCAGTACATTAATAGCTTCAGGACAGACAGCTGACATCAGTGCTG GTGTTCCTGACACATCCACCTATCAGTATGATGAGTCCTCTGGCTACTATTATGATCCTCAAACTGGCCTCTACTATGACCCAAACTCTCAT taTTACTACAACTCTCAGACCCAGCAGTATCTGTACTGGGACAGTGAGAAGCAGGCGTACGTACCTGCCTCAACCGAAGCAAATGCTGGACAAAATGATAACGCAGCATCAAAAGAACCtaaggagaaaaaggaaaagccCAAAAGCAAGACTGCTCAGCAG ATTGCGAAAGATATGGAGCGGTGGGCCAAAACTCTCAACAAGCAGAAAGAGAACTTCAAAAGTAGCTTCCAGCCTATTAGTcaagaagagaggaaggaggcagcagctgcagatGCAGGCTTCATACTGTTTGAAAAGAAG cAGTCAGGAGGTCTAGAAAGACTCATGTCAGAGATGCCAAGGGCTGCTGAAGAAGAGCCACCAACCACCTCAGTTAACTCTTCCAAA TGTGGCCTTGTAGCAGCTTACAGTGGGGACAGCGACCCTGAGGAAGGTGGAGCAGAGCCGGTTTGTGGTGAAGGAGACCTGACAGACTGGTCAAAGTTGGCCTGCCTGCTGTGTAGGAGACAGTTTCCAAACAAAGAGGGTCTGGTTCGACATCAACAACTCTCTGACCTCCACAAG AAAAACATGGAGGTTCTCCGCAGATCCAAAATGACCGAAGCAGAGTTGGAAGAgttggagagaaaagagaccGAG ATGAAATATAGAGACAGGGcagctgagaggagagaaaaatatgGCATCCCTGAACCCCCAGcaccaaaaaagaagaaatttaGCCAGCCAGCACCAGTCAT TAACTATGAACAGCCTACTAAAGATGGCCTTAATAGTGACAATATTGGGAACAAAATGCTGCAGGCCATGGGGTGGAAGGAGGGTAAAGGTCTTGGTCGCAACCAGCAGGGCATCACTACACCAATTGAG GCCCAGTTGAGAACAAAAGGAGCAGGACTTGGCACTAAGGGAAGCAACTACACCCTCTCTGCCTCAGACACGTACAAAGATGCAGTCCGCAAAGCCATGTTTGCTCGCTTCACTGAGTTGGAGTGA
- the rbm5 gene encoding RNA-binding protein 5 isoform X2: MGADKRISRTERSGRYGSDQSRDESEWRDRRERDQERDHNMRRWSDDRRSERFEDRRGSRDSPEQRERKRRNSDRSEDGYHSDGDYPEQDYRREPGEEKKSKTIMLWGLSPHVTEDDIRFAIDQLEGPQPVDVRLMKKKTGISRGFAFVDFYHLQDATRWMETNQKRLTIQGKTVDMHYSHPRNKYEDWLCNTCGLYNFRRRLKCFRCGAAKAESETGNNTGVSETQPSGDFYGDTIILRNIAPLTTVEAIMTALAPYANLSSNNIRLIKDKQTGQNRGFAFVQLSSPLEASQLLTILQGLQPPLKLDGKTIGVDYAKSARKDLLLPDGNRVSAFSVASTAIAAAQWSSSQPQQSSEGMSEYSYLQEGYTPMAQDYQTYYQQGAGASTSQGNGILGAAPGVKIVPTAAGVVISQTAQVYQPHIIVQPAVQALPLAQHLELKPQTGHLSGIEAASVPVAPVPTATAASTLIASGQTADISAGVPDTSTYQYDESSGYYYDPQTGLYYDPNSHYYYNSQTQQYLYWDSEKQAYVPASTEANAGQNDNAASKEPKEKKEKPKSKTAQQIAKDMERWAKTLNKQKENFKSSFQPISQEERKEAAAADAGFILFEKKSGGLERLMSEMPRAAEEEPPTTSVNSSKCGLVAAYSGDSDPEEGGAEPVCGEGDLTDWSKLACLLCRRQFPNKEGLVRHQQLSDLHKKNMEVLRRSKMTEAELEELERKETEMKYRDRAAERREKYGIPEPPAPKKKKFSQPAPVINYEQPTKDGLNSDNIGNKMLQAMGWKEGKGLGRNQQGITTPIEAQLRTKGAGLGTKGSNYTLSASDTYKDAVRKAMFARFTELE, translated from the exons ATGGGAGCTGATAAAAG GATTAGTCGCACAGAACGTAGTGGTAGGTATGGCTCTGACCAGTCCCGAGATGAATCAGAATGGCGTGACAGACGGGAGCGGGACCAAGAGCGTGACCACAACATGCGTCGCTGGAGCGACGACAGACGTAGTGAGCGTTTTGAAGATCGCAGAGGATCGAGAGACAGTCCAGAG caaagagaaagaaaacgaCGCAACAGTGATAGATCAGAAGATGGTTATCACTCCGATGGCGACTACCCAGAGCAGGACTACAGAAGGGAGCCtggggaggagaagaagagcaagACCATAATGCTCTGGGGTCTGTCTCCTCATGTCACTGAGGATGAT ATTCGTTTTGCCATAGACCAACTTGAGGGACCGCAACCAGTGGATGTGAGgctgatgaaaaagaaaacag GTATAAGCCGTGGTTTCGCCTTCGTGGACTTTTATCACTTGCAAGATGCTACCCGATGGATGGAGACCAATCAG AAACGTCTGACCATCCAAGGCAAAACTGTGGACATGCACTACAGTCACCCCAGAAACAAGTATGAAGACTGGCTCTGCAACACT TGTGGCCTGTACAATTTCCGGAGGAGGCTGAAGTGCTTCAGGTGTGGAGCAGCCAAAGCTG AAAGTGAAACCGGCAATAATACTGGAGTTTCTGAAACCCAACCCAGTGGAGATTTCTATGGGGACA CAATCATCCTGAGAAATATTGCTCCTCTGACCACCGTGGAAGCCATCATGACAGCCCTAGCACCATATGCTAATCTTTCATCAAACAACATCCGCCTCATCAAGGACAAGCAGACAGGCCAAAACAGAGGATTTGCGTTTGTACAGCTGTCCTCTCCTCTG GAGGCCTCTCAGCTGCTTACCATCTTACAGGGTCTGCAGCCTCCTCTAAAACTGGATGGAAAAACAATAGGGGTGGATTATGCTAAGAGTGCTAGAAA GGACCTTTTACTACCTGATGGGAATCGTGTCAGTGCCTTCTCTGTGGCCAGCACAGCCATTGCTGCAGCCCAGTGGTCCTCCAGTCAG CCACAGCAGAGTTCAGAGGGAATGTCTGAGTACAGCTACCTACAAGAGGGCTACACTCCAATGGCACAG gACTACCAGACATACTATCAGCAAGGAGCAGGAGCCAGCACCTCACAGGGAAATGGGATATTAGGAG CTGCCCCGGGTGTGAAGATTGTTCCAACTGCAGCCGGAGTAGTTATTTCACAGACTGCACAAGTCTATCAACCACATATAATTGTGCAGCCTGCTGTCCAG GCTTTGCCACTTGCCCAGCATCTGGAATTAAAACCCCAGACTGGACATCTCTCAGGCATTGAGGCTGCGTCAGTGCCCGTTGCTCCTGTACCCACTGCTACTGCTGCCAGTACATTAATAGCTTCAGGACAGACAGCTGACATCAGTGCTG GTGTTCCTGACACATCCACCTATCAGTATGATGAGTCCTCTGGCTACTATTATGATCCTCAAACTGGCCTCTACTATGACCCAAACTCTCAT taTTACTACAACTCTCAGACCCAGCAGTATCTGTACTGGGACAGTGAGAAGCAGGCGTACGTACCTGCCTCAACCGAAGCAAATGCTGGACAAAATGATAACGCAGCATCAAAAGAACCtaaggagaaaaaggaaaagccCAAAAGCAAGACTGCTCAGCAG ATTGCGAAAGATATGGAGCGGTGGGCCAAAACTCTCAACAAGCAGAAAGAGAACTTCAAAAGTAGCTTCCAGCCTATTAGTcaagaagagaggaaggaggcagcagctgcagatGCAGGCTTCATACTGTTTGAAAAGAAG TCAGGAGGTCTAGAAAGACTCATGTCAGAGATGCCAAGGGCTGCTGAAGAAGAGCCACCAACCACCTCAGTTAACTCTTCCAAA TGTGGCCTTGTAGCAGCTTACAGTGGGGACAGCGACCCTGAGGAAGGTGGAGCAGAGCCGGTTTGTGGTGAAGGAGACCTGACAGACTGGTCAAAGTTGGCCTGCCTGCTGTGTAGGAGACAGTTTCCAAACAAAGAGGGTCTGGTTCGACATCAACAACTCTCTGACCTCCACAAG AAAAACATGGAGGTTCTCCGCAGATCCAAAATGACCGAAGCAGAGTTGGAAGAgttggagagaaaagagaccGAG ATGAAATATAGAGACAGGGcagctgagaggagagaaaaatatgGCATCCCTGAACCCCCAGcaccaaaaaagaagaaatttaGCCAGCCAGCACCAGTCAT TAACTATGAACAGCCTACTAAAGATGGCCTTAATAGTGACAATATTGGGAACAAAATGCTGCAGGCCATGGGGTGGAAGGAGGGTAAAGGTCTTGGTCGCAACCAGCAGGGCATCACTACACCAATTGAG GCCCAGTTGAGAACAAAAGGAGCAGGACTTGGCACTAAGGGAAGCAACTACACCCTCTCTGCCTCAGACACGTACAAAGATGCAGTCCGCAAAGCCATGTTTGCTCGCTTCACTGAGTTGGAGTGA
- the brk1 gene encoding putative protein BRICK1: protein MAGQEDPVQREIHQDWANREYIEVITSSIKKIADFLNSFDMSCRSRLATLNEKLTALERRIEYIEARVTKGETLT from the exons ATGGCTGGCCAGGAAGACCCAGTGCAGAGGGAGATTCACCAGGATTGGGCGAATCGAGAGTATATAGAAGTAATAACGAGTAGCATCAAAAAAATCGCCGATTTTCTAAACTCGTTTG ACATGTCGTGTCGATCCCGCTTGGCCACTCTCAACGAGAAGCTGACGGCGTTGGAGAGGAGGATTGAATATATTGAGGCCAGA GTGACAAAAGGAGAAACCTTGACCTAG
- the LOC115582677 gene encoding glutathione peroxidase 2: MAGNVKRFYALTANLLSGEMFSFSALKGKVVLIENVASLUGTTTRDYTQMNELHSRYSDKGLVILGVPCNQFGHQENCKNDEILQSLKYVRPGNGFEPKIQLLEKVDVNGKDAHPLFVYLKEKLPFPSDDAMALMTDPKSIIWSPVRRDDVSWNFEKFLVGPDGEPYKRYSRCFLTIDIEADIKELLKKVK, translated from the exons ATGGCCGGGAATGTGAAAAGGTTTTACGCCCTGACAGCCAATCTGCTGTCcggagaaatgttcagtttctcTGCGCTGAAGGGGAAAGTTGTTCTCATTGAGAATGTGGCGTCCCTCTGAGGAACAACCACCAGGGACTACACTCAGATGAACGAGCTCCACAGTCGTTACTCCGACAAGGGGCTCGTTATCCTGGGTGTGCCCTGCAACCAGTTCGGACACCAG GAGAACTGCAAGAATGATGAAATCCTGCAGTCTCTGAAGTACGTCCGTCCAGGGAATGGCTTTGAGCCAAAGATCCAGCTCCTGGAGAAGGTGGATGTGAATGGAAAAGATGCCCACCCCCTATTTGTTTATCTGAAGGAAAAGCTTCCATTCCCCAGCGATGATGCCATGGCTCTCATGACTGATCCAAAGTCCATCATTTGGAGTCCCGTCAGGAGAGACGACGTCTCCTGGAACTTTGAGAAGTTCCTTGTTGGTCCTGATGGCGAGCCCTACAAGCGCTACAGCAGATGTTTTCTCACCATTGACATTGAGGCAGATATTAAAGAGCTACTTAAGAAGGTCAAGTAA